The following are from one region of the Heliangelus exortis chromosome 2, bHelExo1.hap1, whole genome shotgun sequence genome:
- the LOC139792931 gene encoding ESX-1 secretion-associated protein EspI-like, with product MGKTEETCGSPKEKGRHQIQEALETATAGHSYVSPVATLRLSLPVKVACPDPAARRRSLEQTSPLGALRRGRAGPRYGAVPPALHTEPSGGIHPEPGKDVPQAPRSPAPLASGAPGVSPQRVRAAAPASPPAAERRREAAGSVGAPHRPGRPPARALPVTSAAPRAGRQPRDTLQAAPSAAPEGQLGAGAEGRAQPGPAVALGRAGGHPPRREGEREYGRPSTGGDPSSRRRRTLPNLQLGPPRTFPSTFHRGDPRPPPAPPPRAAGRDHSPPPGPRRSPPRRAGLLRSGRGASPPPPACLRQPLSLR from the exons GTCACTCGTACGTGAGCCCGGTAGCCACACTGCGGCTTTCCCTTCCTGTAAAAGTTGCCTGCCCGGACCCGGCTGCACGCCGCCGCTCCCTAGAGCAGACATCCCCGTTAGGAGCTCTCCGGCGGGGCCGGGCAGGACCCCGCTACGGGGCTGTTCCTCCGGCGCTGCACACCGAGCCGTCGGGCGGCATCCACCCTGAG CCAGGGAAGGACGTGCCGCAAGCTCCGCGCTCCCCAGCCCCGCTCGCCTCCGGAGCTCCGGGGGTCTCCCCTCAGCGCGTCCGGGCCGCCGCTCCGGCTTCTCCCCCGGCGGCGGAGCGCAGGAGGGAGGCGGCGGGCAGTGTCGGGGCTCCCCACCGCCCAGGCCGCCCCCCGGCAAGGGCGCTACCTGTCACCTCCGCGGCCCCCCGCGCCGGCCGACAGCCAAGGGACACCCTTCAGGCTGCACCCTCGGCGGCACCTGAGGGGCAGCTGGGGGCGGGCGCCGAGGGACGCGCTCAGCCCGGCCCCGCAGTGGCTCTGGGGAGGGCCGGGGGACACCCCCCGCGGcgggagggagagagggagtaCGGGCGGCCGTCTACCGGCGGAGATCccagcagccgccgccgccgcacgCTCCCAAACCTTCAACTCGGGCCTCCCCGCACTTTCCCCAGCACTTTCCACCGCGGCgacccccgcccgcccccggccccaccgCCGCGGGCAGCCGGCCGCGATCACTCACCTCCCCCCGGCCCCCGCCGCTCGCCCCCGCGCCGGGCTGGCCTCCTCCGGAGCGGACGGGGCGCCTCGCCGCCTCCCCCTGCCTGTCTCCGGCAGCCTCTCTCCCTGCGCTGA